One Gossypium arboreum isolate Shixiya-1 chromosome 13, ASM2569848v2, whole genome shotgun sequence genomic window, CTATCACTATGGTAAGCAACACTTGATGGCGATGCAAGTTATGAAAGGGAGTTTCTTTTGGAAGATGGCTGTGGAAAACAACCTTAACATCATGGAACTTAAAATGACCATGAGAAGCTTAGAACCACGAATTCGAAAATGCTATGAAGAAGCACCCATTCACCTTAACTCTAACGAACTTTTAGAGATGATGCTCTTTGATGGTTGTTTTATTGTTCAGTTAATCCAGGGGATTTATCCAGTAGAGGATATTTTTCAAGTGGGACGTATTCAAACTGACATTCGTCATGATTTATTACTGCTAGAAAACCAGCTTCCTTTCTTTGTGCTTTTTGAGTTGTATCGGATGATGGTGCCCAATGCTTGAGGAGATGTTCATCACTTGGCTCGCTCTGctctttcttttttcaaaatatcCCACTTTCCTTCACCCAAAACAGATATCATGCATCTACTGGACTTAGTACATAGTTGTCAACATCCTTCACCTCTAGGAATAAAGAAACATGAGGAATTTAAAGCAAAAGAAGCAGCAGCAGTACAAGCATCGACAGCAGTAGTAGTAGCAGCAGCAAAACCAAATTCCCAACGCTCATGGAAGTTCATACGTAGCGCAACAGAGCTGGAAGGTGCTGGAATCAGTTTCTTTGGTGATCATATTGAGAAGATGAAAGATCAGAACCAAGGGATAGAGGTCATGTTTGATATAATGTTCACCAAAGATACCAAAGTACTCAAGATTCCAACCTTACAAGTCAACGATTGTACAGAGTCTTTGTTCCGTAATTACATGGCCTATGAACAGTTCTTCCCAAGGGGGAAACCAATTTATTTTGTTGATTATGTGGTGTTCATGAATAACCTCATCAACACAGGCAAGGATGTGCAACTACTTTGTGAAAGTGGAGTTATTGATAATTGGTTAGGAGACGATGAAGCAGTTGCCCTAATGTTTAACAAGCTTCGGGACTCCATTTACATGATGTCTGAAGACTTCTACTATGATGACATATTTGGTAGGGTAAACGAGCATTGCCAAAGAAAATGGAACAAATGGAAGGCAGCattgaagaaaaattattttaacactCCCTGGTCCCTCATATCATTTCTTGCTGCACTTGTCTTGCTCCTGCTTACCCTGCTGCGAACTGTTGGTGTTTGAGGATCTAAGCAGCTTCCAAAGTTGAGTCTTGAGCAACAAGGCTCATTGCTTGTGGAGGAAACAAATAGAACTTTGTAAAGAAAACAAGAACAGAGAACGAAAGCAAAGAAAATGGAGCATAAAGTgaatgaaattcaatgattttcaTTAAGAAGAAAACATTGGCATATAGCCATTACATATATCAGTTAGTGAATGAACAAGAAAATAAAACAACTTTCACCTAATGCTTACGTAATACCACTAATTACATGGAAActaggaaaaataacttgtacaCATAATTAAAGCTGATTTATCAGTTCAATCACCACCTAATTACATCAATCATCAATCTAGCATAGTTCTAAATGAACTAGAATTCATTACGTCAACTAAAgtaacaaaatgaatcaaaatgaaaCTAGATAGTAGTGGTTGCACTCGATTCTGCTGTTCCTGCATGGTTTTGTGTGCATGGCCAGCTTCATGGTGCTGCATGCTGACCAATCTTCAACACTCCTCTTTGGTTAGCATGTTGTATACTCCCATTTGCTCTCTTAGCTTAATAAACCTTGACACTCTAAGGGCTTTTGTAAAGATATCAGCAACTTGTTCCTCTGAATTGCAATGAATCAGCTCTACCTCTCGAGCTTGTTCCATCTCCCTTACCACATGTAGCTTGATGCTAAAGTGCTTAGTTCTACCATGGAAGACaggattctttgcaattgcaacaaTAGACATGTTATCACAATAGATCTCTATTGCTTCCCTTTGATGTAGGTTCAAATCAGCCAGGATTTTTCTTAGCCAAATGGCTCGGTTGACTGCTCCAGCAACAGCCACATACTCAGCTTTAGCTGTTGATTGAGCAACCACATTTTGCTTCTTTGAACTCCAGCAAAACATTGTTGAACCAAGTGTAAATGCATAACCTGAAGTGCTTTTCATATCATCCTTTGAACCAGCCCAGTCACTGTCAGTGTAGCCTATCAGCTTCAGGTCTTCACTTCTCCTAAATTGTAGTCCATAGCTCAAGGTGCCTTTGATGTACCTGAGCACTCTTTTTGCTGCTTGAAGATGTTGCTTGTTGCAGCAATGCATGAACCTCGATAGCATACTCACAGCAAACATAATATCTGGTCTGGTTACTGTCAAATATAATAAGCAGCCAACTAGACTTCTATAGACAGACTCACTGACTTGTTCATGATCCCCTTGACTCGATAGCTTTATTCCAACAGCCATAGGTGTGCTTGTTGGCTTGCAATTCTCCATAGAGAATTTGCTTAGGATTTTTGCAGCAAATGTCTTTTGTCCCAAGAAAATTCCACTTTGAGTTTGCTGTACCTCCATTCCAAGAAAGTAAGTCATCTGCCCCAAGTCAGACATTTCAAACATATCCTTCATTTTGGCCTTAAAATAAGCCAATATGATCTGGTTTCCTCCTGTCACTAAGAGGTCATCAACATAAAGGGACGCAATGAGCTGTTTCTCTGCTTGTTCCTTTTTGATATACAGTGTTGGCTCACTCATGCTTCTCTCGAATCCCAGGCTTAACAAATAGCTGTCAATCCTAGCATACCAGGCTCTAGTAGCTTGTTTCAGGCCATACAAGGCCTTTTTAAGCCTGTATACCATGTCCTCTTTGCCAGATACAACAAAGCCTTGAGACTGGTCAATGTAGATTTCTTCTTCAAGGAAGCCATTGAAAAATGTAGACTTCACATCCAGTTGATGAATGATCCACTGCCTTTGTGCAGCCAAAGTAACTAGCAACCTGATTGTGTCTAGCCTGGCTACTAGTGCAAAAGTCTCTATGTAGTCCAGGCCAAATATTTGACTAAATCCCTTGACAATAAGTCTAGCGTTAGTTTATTTAAGCTCCCATCAGCGTTTTGCTTGGCTCGACAGACCCATTTTACTCCAATGACCTTCCTGTTGGCTGGTCTTGCAACTAACTCCCATGTCTGGTTCTTTTCAATCATGGTTATCTCATCAGCCATAGCTTGTTTCCAGCTTCGATGTGCCTCAGCCTCTTTAAAACTGCTTGGTTCAACTGTGGCCATATGTGCTCTTTCATAAATTTCAGCCAAAGTCCTTGTATCTCTGACAGGTTAATCATCAATGTCCATATCAGGACCACTTTGATCAAATTCAAGCTGATCTGCCATGAGTTATTTAGAAACAGCCTCTGGTTCATTTGTTTCCCAGTTCCATCATGCCTTTTCATTAAAGATTACATCTCTGCTTACATGGACtttgtttgttaaaggatttAGGATCCTATAGCCTTTCTTGACCATGCTGTATCCCACCAGAATACTAGCTTGAGACTTTTTGGACAGTTTGTCCCTTTTGACAGCTGGTATAAGGCTGTAGCATAGGGAACCAAACACTTTTAGATGAGCAAAAGATGGCTTGAACCCAACCCAGGCCTCGAATGGAGTTTTGTAAGCCAAAGCCTTAGTTGGAAACCTGTTTTGAAAGTACACAGTAGTGTTGACTGCTTTAGCCCACATGGTCTTAAGCAAATTTTTCTGAAATAGGAGGCACCTAGCTATATCCAAAAGACTTCTGTTTTTGCTTTTACTGACCCTATTTTGCTGAGGTGTGATGTTTGATTCCAGCATCATTGCATAAAGCTTGGAACTAAGCTGAGGTATACTCAGCTCCATTGTCTGACCTGATGGTCTTGAGTTTGCAACTTGCTTCAGTTGCAACAGCTGCTCTAAACTTCAAAAACACTTGAGCTACCTCAAACTTATGCTTCAAAAAGAAAATCCAGCAATATCTGGTATGATCAtcaataaaaagaataaaatactTACTTCCATTAAATGATTCTAATTTCATAGGACCACATACATCAGAGTGTACCAGCTCCAACTTGTTTGATGCTCTCCAGGTTGTATTTGCAAGAAATGGGAGCCTGGCTTGCTTTCCCATCTGACAGACTTCACAAACATCTTCGTTTTGGACTCACTTAGTGAAGTTTTCAATCATCTCCTTGCTAACCATTCGAGCCATCGATCTAAAGTTGGCATGACCAAGCCTTTGATTCCAAAGCTTGGATTCTTATATTAAGGCAACACATGCTAAGTGTGAGTCACTTGGCCAGTTGATTTCAAAACATTTATCAGTCATTGTGCCTGTCATGAGGCTTGATCCATTTGGATCAGTAATTTGGCATTCCTAGCCCTTGAACACAACTGAGTAGCCCTTTTCAAGCAGTTGAGCAATGCTACGAAGGTTCCTGTCAATCTCAGACACCAGCAGCACATTTGTGATGACCTTATCTCCCGTGGAAGTGCATATTAGCACATCTCCCTTTCCTTCAGCCTTGATGAACTGACCATTGCCAATTTTCACCTTGGTTTTCCAGCTTCTATCCAATGTTTTGAAAATGGTTGCATCTGGTGACGTATGGTTTGTGCAACCACTGTCCAACAACCATCCTTTTGAGTCCTTGCTCTAACCAGCTAAGCATGACACAACAAAGACCTGCTCTTCATGGTCACTACTGTCTTCAGCCACTCGAGCTTCTTCATTCTTGTGTTATGCTTGATTTTGCCCAGGTCTGCCTTTTTCTTTGCATACCCTTTCAACATGCCCTTTCTTCTTTCAATGTTGACACAAGACATCTGGTCTGAACCAACATTTGGCCTCTGGATGACTAGGCCTTTTACAATATCTGAGAGTTGATCTCCCCTTCTTGCAGTATCAAGCTTAGGCCTACTTCTCCAGTTCTTCTTGCCTTTATAGGCAGAGATGCTCGAGGCAGCTTTGGCCTTAGCTTGAAAAGCACCTTCCTGGTGCTCCTCCATCCTGCTGGCTCTCCTTTGCTCCTGAGCATAAAGGGCATTAATGAGCTCAGTTAAGGAGATGCTTGCAAGGTCTCTCGAATCCTCTAGGGATGAGATTTTTGCCTCATATCTTTCAAGCAATGTTGAGAACACCTTCTCTACAATCCTTGCCTCACTGAACTGTTCTCCTAGCAACCTTATGCTGTTCACAATAGCCATGATTCTATCTGAGTATTGCTTCACTGTTTCTTCCTCCTTtatcttcaaattttcaaaatctctTCTCAAATTCAATAACTGTTGTTGCCTTGTCCTCTCTGTGCCTTGGAACTCCTCCTTAAGCTTGTCCCAGGCCTGCTTTGGAGTCTCACAAGCCATGATTCTAGTGAAAATAACATCAGACACACAGTTCTGAATGCAAGACATGACTTTATGCCTCTTGGTCCTCTCATCTGTGTATTGCCTGATTTGAGCCACTATGGGATTGACTTTGAGTGGAGCTAGCTCAGCATTAGTGTTGACAACTTCCCACAGATCAAAGGCTTGCAGGTAAGTCTTCATCTTGACCACCCATATATGGAACCCTTCACCATTAAAGACTGGTGGCGATGCAGGAGAAAAACCTGATGAAGCTATGACTTTATGATTCAATTACAACAGGTCCACTAAGACAAAAGCTttagataccaattgttggtgttTGAGGATCTAAGCAGCTTCCAAAGCTGAGTCTTGAGTAACAAAGCTCGTTGCTTGTAGAGAAAACAAACAGAACTTTGCAAAGAAAATAAGAACAGAGAACGAAAGCAAAGAAAATAGAGCATAAAATgaatgaaattcaatgattttcaTTAAGAAGAAAACATTGGCATATAGCCATTACATATATCAGTTAGTGAATGAACAAGAAAATAAAGCAACTTTCACCTAATGCTTACGTAATACCACAAATTACATGGAAActaggaaaaataacttgtacaCATAATTAAAGCTGATTTATCAGTTCAATCACCACCTAATTACATCAATCATCAATCTAGCATAGTTCTAAATGAACTAGAATTCATTACATCAACTAAAgtaacaaaatgaatcaaaatgaaaCTAGATAGTAGTGGTTGCACTCGATTCTACTGTTCCTGCATGGCTTGGTGTGCATGGCCAGCTTTATGGTGCTACATGCTGACCAATCTTCAACACAAACTATATTTTCAATTCTTTCTTATGTTAAACAGTAAGAACAAAGCCAAAGTCCATCAAGTAAGTATATACTAGGCCTAACTGTTGGTGTTATTCTCATGTTCATATATAGTATTTTATGGATGAGCAGTGTAATTCTTTTGGTTTTGTTAACCATGGGTTGAATTTGTATATATCACAGATCTTCCTGGATTTCTTCTGCTGCTTTGGATTGTTAATCAGGCTTTGACACTATGCTATGGGAGTTTCGAACACTTGGCTTTCTACTTTATTGGTGACTTTGTCTTTTTTAAGGTGTTATCTTGTTTCTCATTTAGGCTTCTTTGGATTGGCTTTTACCATATATCCAAAGGAAGCCTTAATTTCTAGATTTGTATAGTGTAGTGTCTTTGTGGATTCCTTTTTCATTATGACTCTGTATGTGTTCCAAGTGCTTCGTATTATTAGTTTGGTCTGTGTATGAATAatgattggtttgggatgtggGATACATGTTCATCTTTCTATGTAAtctcttctttttatttatttattacgttGGATTCAATCAAGACATATATATATTGACTTTTAgtgatgaaaatttatatttgaaaataacTTATAACTGCATCAACAATAGCTATTAGaataaataattataagtatTGAATTAACAGATCCTTAACAAATTTGTTTAATGTTAAAtgaaacttttataattttaaaaatgccTCATCACTACGTGAAGTAAATGAAAAAACCTACGAACCAAATGTGATTTCAATTGGCCCCTATCACTATCATGAGGCACACTTGGCAATGATAGAATATATTAAAAAGAGGTGGTTTGAGAAGTTTGTTAAGAAACCCCACTATGGTGTCAACCAATTTCTAGAGGCAATGAAACACTTCGAAGGAAAATCTCGCAAATGGTATGAATATCCTCTTCCTCTTGACCTTGAAGTTTAGCTAATCCAGAATGGTGATTTAGATTATTTTAACAAACTAGGACGACATGTTTCATGTGACATGTGGTACGATTTGTTATTTCTAGAAaacttttttttgtgtttttaaagTTGTATAGCATGATAAACCCAAATCCTAGAAATCGAGGACATTTTTATCACTTGGCTGCATCTGCTCTTGATTTTTTACGCGGAGATCCCCCCTATTTACCCATAAAGGCTACTAGTATTAAGCATCTTCTAGGCTTGGTATATTCTACTTTCTATCCTTCACTTCTAGGAATCAAAGCAAAAATAGCAAGAAGAGAAGAGAATTTCCAAATCTGACGGAACTTGATGCTTAGCACAACAAAGCTAGAAGATGGAGGAATTTGTTTCTTAGGTGTCCCAATAAAAAATATGCAAAACCAGAAGCAAGGGAAAGAGAATATGTTTGATATAACATTTGACAAACACCGATGAACTCAATATTCCAATCTTAAAATTCGGTGATTCCACAGAGCCTATGTTACGAAATTATATGGCATATGAACAATTATTCACATGGGAGGGGCCAAATTTCTTTCTTGATTATGTCATATTCATGGAAAAACTCATCAACACAAGCAAGGATATGGAGTTACTCCGTAAGAGTGGAATTATTGATAATTTTTTAGAAAATGATGAAGTAGTTACCCAAATATTTAACCAACTGAGGGACTCCATTTATTACAGCCTAGAAGACTTTTACTATAAGGATGTAGCTGATCAAGTGAACAAGCATTGCAAGAGAAAACGGAACATATGGAGGGACAAAATTGAAGAAATTAAGATTATTTTCACACTTTGATAAGTActaaaaataacatgttttaaCCTCATTTTTAATGCGTTTTTGAATGATTATCTGATGTTAACTTTGAGCTTTTTTGGGTGATTATCcgatgttaattgtgaattttgtaacgccccaaaatttaagtttttattattaAGTCATGTTGATGAATATGTGTCTGCTTTTGTGGTTATGCATTTTGTTTGCTCACTTGAGATCTAAGGTTCAAGtcatataaattttagaattttgttAAGTTCGTTACTTGAACCCTTAGCTTAGAATTCcttaattaagtttaattttgTACATTTTATGTcaagaatgagcctgctagttCACTAGTCAAGTATCTATCTACTTTATGGTTTAGTGTTTGATTCATTGCATATGCAACaaggatttttttttatttttgtattttttcgtAAAAACCTATTTGAAATTTAAATGTCCTTCCCTCTTCTATCATTTGACGTCCTTCTCTGTTTTTcccaatttttttcttcttttctttttcgttAACATCTTTCTTAATTCTCTTTTTGTTTGTTCTTCTTGTGTAAAGTGCTTCTTTAGATCACGTTATCGCTTGTTCTGGTGTGTTTCAAGGTAAGTTGAGTTTTTGTCTATGTGACCTTCTCATACGGAACGCTAATCGTATATATAGACAATAAATCCGCGTGAAACAATCAGAAATCCAAATTTAACCGAAACGGAAAATAGCGAGAGTTAACACAAAATCAATGACAGAACTTATGAATTTACCTTTCAATCGATGCAATGAAAAATTAGAACTCCCAATTCAGGCCGGTAACAATTACGAAAACAAGCAAGAAGAAAAACAAGatgtaaaagaaagaaaaaggaaaagaacaaaaaggaaaaggaagaagGAGAAAGGAAACAACGTGAAACTAAACTTAAAGATCAAACCAAAAACTAACAGACTTTATTGGCagcataaaaaatattttttttaacgcATACACAGATGCTTGAACATAGGACTAGCAAGTATACGAAAACTTAACTATTGAACCACTAGACTCATCATTAACATAAAATTGCACAGTATTAAGCTTAAGCCAATAGATAAAGGATAGATATAAAATAGCAAAATTTCCAAAGACGCGACTCAAACTCCTAATCTTGAACACATAAATAAAACGCACAACCACAAAAACAAAGACTCATTTACAATAAAATTCTCTAGGTAAACATTCAAATTTAatgatgttaaaattttaaacacaacTGCATGAAAATTCACGAGTACTCCAtgcttgtttttttttctttttataaaatttttatatgttttaatttttaatttttaattttttaattatttttaatgtgaCATATAAGAAAAATATGTTAGTATGACGTGCACATAAACTGCCATGCGAGTTATCAAGCCAACATAAAAAGTTTATGTTTTAGTCATCTTTTATACTAAAAAACTGCAATTTGACTCTTTTTTGAAAAGTTAATGGCcaaatttaactcaaaaaaaGAATAAGGACCAAAGCAACAAAAAATATAAacgttgagggttaaatttatcACTATGCCAAATAATATTGTAGAATAGATaatgaatatattaaaattacaattttacccttaaattaaaaataataatttatttatactaACGAAGGGATCCACTTAAGTTTTACACTCTTCCACATcttttatacaattaatattttaacaattcaattgttaaatttatcaatatatttgtatttgttatgcatgtaaattttt contains:
- the LOC108462768 gene encoding UPF0481 protein At3g47200-like; this encodes MAMQVMKGSFFWKMAVENNLNIMELKMTMRSLEPRIRKCYEEAPIHLNSNELLEMMLFDGCFIVQLIQGIYPVEDIFQVGRIQTDIRHDLLLLENQLPFFVLFELYRMMKHEEFKAKEAAAVQASTAVVVAAAKPNSQRSWKFIRSATELEGAGISFFGDHIEKMKDQNQGIEVMFDIMFTKDTKVLKIPTLQVNDCTESLFRNYMAYEQFFPRGKPIYFVDYVVFMNNLINTGKDVQLLCESGVIDNWLGDDEAVALMFNKLRDSIYMMSEDFYYDDIFGRVNEHCQRKWNKWKAALKKNYFNTPWSLISFLAALVLLLLTLLRTVGV
- the LOC108462769 gene encoding uncharacterized protein LOC108462769, whose product is MKTYLQAFDLWEVVNTNAELAPLKVNPIVAQIRQYTDERTKRHKVMSCIQNCVSDVIFTRIMACETPKQAWDKLKEEFQGTERTRQQQLLNLRRDFENLKIKEEETVKQYSDRIMAIVNSIRLLGEQFSEARIVEKVFSTLLERYEAKISSLEDSRDLASISLTELINALYAQEQRRASRMEEHQEGAFQAKAKAASSISAYKGKKNWRSRPKLDTARRGDQLSDIVKGLVIQRPNVGSDQMSCVNIERRKGMLKGYAKKKADLGKIKHNTRMKKLEWLKTVVTMKSSGCTNHTSPDATIFKTLDRSWKTKVKIGNGQFIKAEGKGDVLICTSTGDKVITNVLLVSEIDRNLRSIAQLLEKGYSVVFKG